In Oryzias melastigma strain HK-1 linkage group LG6, ASM292280v2, whole genome shotgun sequence, the DNA window aacctaaactccaaattagcacaaaaaacctcagtagataacaaattagccaaaatgctagcatgctgctaaaatattagctaaactccaaaatagcctaaaattcctcagtaaactaaattagccaaaaatgttagcctgttgctaaaatagaagctaaactctaaattagcctacaaaaccAAGGGTAGAtagtaaattagccaaaacgctagcatgctgctaaaatattagctaacctccaaattagcattaaaaacctcagtagataccaaagctagcttgttgcttaaatacttgctccaaaatatcctaaaattaatcagtaagttaaattagccaaaaacgttagcctgttgctaaaatagaagctaaactctaaattagcttaccCCTACCGGGGTcgtagataagaaattagccaaatatgttagcatgctgctaaagtagtaactaaacttcaaattagcattaaaaacctcagtagaggccGTTTAAAATCAGAAGAGCATCAATAATCGAGTGTCAGTGACGACAGGAAGCTCTGAAGTTACAGATTACAGTGAAGGAGGTATTTATAACTTCATTCTTTTGGACACTGACTCATCTGTTGTCTCTCTCTGGTCTGCTGTGGGAGGGGATCTTCCCGCAAAGATGTCAGGTGACCCTCAGCAGTGACATCATCAGTCTGATCCCACAGCGGTGGTTGTGGGAGACCATGCAGGCAGTCATTCATGCATTTATGCATGATCAGGGGCTGTAATTCAGCCTCTGTGTGTGTTGCTTCATTCACATGAAGGTTAGTAAATGTCCTTCATGAAGATCATCACCTTTCCTCGTCCTCATCTGGTTATCAGTGAATCCATGGAGGAGAGAACATCTTCTGTCTAACTTTGAGATGATAGTTGTGTTGCAATCAGTCAACTCTGTCCACATGAACAAACTTAGAACAAGATGTTCCTCATTTCAATGCCTTCTTCTTCCCAGTTGTTGCAGCCAGTCTTACCTAAACACTCAAAAATATCTCCAGGAGGAGCAGCATCtgcatattttatattttaaaggagCAGGACGGAGTTTGAGGCTCTGACTTTCTGCTGTCTGGCTCAGCTCCAGCCGGGCAGATTATGCTCCTCAGTGGGACATAACAGGGAATCCCATCTTCCCGGTTGTCCCAATCAGCTTTTTAACCACAAGTTCGTTTCGCTGAAGGAGAGGATCCACTGATTCATTATTCATGagaaaagagctgaaaaaaggaaaaactttcaGGATGAATTTCCTTCAGACTTTGATGGAGCAAATCAACTTCGACACATTTAGGCAACAAACACGCTTTAGATTGAAACCCAATTCTCACTTTTGAgagaagaaaatgattttttcctcAAAGATCATCATGTTCCGCTCTGTCTGGGCTCTCCAGGAGCGTCCAGCGCTTCAGCGTTTCAGCACCTGAGCGGCGGACAGCTCCTCCGCGGAGCAGCAACCGGATCGATGAGGCGCGCGCGTGTCAGAGTCTGAGGGGGGATGCTTTAACACCTGCATCCGCTGCCTACCTGTCCAGTCCGCGCCGCATCACCGCCGCATCATCTGGCGCCAAACGTCGGTGCCGCGCGGGGAAACAGCCGGCTCCCCGCACCATGGTTTGGCTGCGTTTCCGGCGCGGACGGGGTTAATCTGCAGTGCGGGCGATCAGCTACAGCATGTATCCGCGCTCACCGGTTTGTNNNNNNNNNNNNNNNNNNNNNtcctcctcctcctcttcagaaTCAAACGCAGAGATGAAGATTCCCccaacatcatcatcatcatcatctcagAACATTCCCGCCCTTTCATTTATGAAACTGTTTCTAGTGAATTGCAACCACCAAACACGCGGAAGAAATCCACGACTGCCCCGTGGAACTGCCCTCTGCCCCAGAGGGGGGCAGTGGAGCCGCCTCAGAAGATCAGACCAAAGCCTGCGCGTGCGTTCGTCTTCAACCGAACTACAAGGCTCTGACATGCTGGCCTGTCATAGGTTCCTCCACAGTGCCCATCATCGTGAAGCAAACAAAGAGGGGAGGAGAGCTGCACCTCCTGTGGGAGGAGAGAGAGCACCTCCTCTCGGCGGGGCTACAGGTGGGAAACGAGGAGCATCCGGGAAACTTTAGTCTGTAAATCACGTTCATCCTGTCTGTCCTCCCATCACTTTCACAGATGATTCTAAGTGAcatttaatttatcatttaaagaTTTGATAACGAGATTAAACCTGAAACTGTTTCTATCCTGGAGAGTTTTTGCCAACATTTCAGGCtttaattgtttgaaaattgtgATGACAATTTATTCTCAAAAAGTCAATTTAGAACTCTAATAGTTAAGATTCATCTCCAATCAAAATATGAAAGTTCCCCTAGAGCAcctgtcaaagttaaggcccgggggccggatccggccctccggtaattctatccggccctccagatcattttattttattgttatttatggcctgatgttatcttgctcttatttctaacttgtaattttgacaaaatatgttttttcggatagtaaaatattgaaagttatttaaggtttaagttgatttattttagaataatattcctgtctttttattattcataattatggtaaaaagtaacaattttaaagttttaaaaattggcattctgctagcattttggactatttcagcatttactacgatttttttaggctattttggatttagctaatatttcagatacacgctagctgttttggctaatttaagcctttctttttattttttttaggctattttggagttaggccaatgtttaaatactagctgttttggctattttagtttttttaaatcatttttttattatattttgaggtttatctatttcttcagctacatgttagctgttttggcttagatacattttttaagctaatttagcatttagctattaacttcagcatttttagctatcaatttcagcatcttcagcaaccaaattcagcttacatcattcacactagtacTATCGTAgctaatgctacatatctagttcataattatgttaaaaagttacggtttaaagttttaaaaatgcagttttagtgtgttcaataaatgtttatcctgttctgcccgcgacatgaggtgtgttttggatttctgcCCCTTGTATgatttagtttgacacccctgatttaaagatttgaaaatgagATAAAACCTTAATGAGATCAGGTTTTCATTGTCAGCAGTTTCAAGAGGAAACATCTAGAAGAAACAGCTTTTGTATGTATCCTGGAAATTTTTTGCCAACATTTCAGGCTTTGATTGTTTAAAacgatttctttttaaaaaatctaattaaactGATGGTTCAGATTAATCTCCAATCAAAATATTGCAGTTCTTCTTGCTAAATGATGGACACtggagtcaaatcaggatcagcttaaaatgaatgaaaaaaagattgaaatttggagaaaaaaaaaagaaaatttaaaagcacttctaaactaaaaagaaatactgtaaacttgaaggaatttcAAGTTTGCAGTATTTCTTTTCTAatgttcaatttaattttttttcaataattcctttaaTGTTAAAATGCGTATTTTCAAGtctaaaactgctttcaaatcttcattttttttttacttcaaaatttcaatgcctgttttttaaatttttaatctgttttttcagtcactttaagccaggagtgtcaaactcaatcccacaggacgccaaaattaaaaatacatgtaagGTCGCAGGctgaaaaggataaacatttattgaactctcgaaaactaaatttttaaaactttaaaaatataaccttTTATCATAAATCTGAATACTAATAaggcgggaatattattccagaataaatgcACTTAAACTGTAactaactttcaatatttttctctccataaaagtattttgttaaaattatacaagctaaaaataagcgcaagataacatcgggccattaataataataaaatgaaatgatttggcgggccggatagaataaccgggaaaaaagaaagaaaaaaagatctgaaaaccagacatttaAATACACAGAGTGAATAACTAAATAGACATatctgtggatgattaacctgaacatagTAAGACTgagagggaaaacagaacatgacaaaagcactTCAAAAACACAAGTATAGAATCATGACTGTACCCCTCCcaaaaagggcagatcccagatgcccaaaacatGGGCATTAGAGCAAAGCTATAACAATAATAACTTaatttttccaacaaaaaatcACAGGAGGGCAAATATTTGCAGATAAGAACAAACGTTTATATTTAGAATTAATAAGGAGAGACTTTTCTTTACTAATAATTggcaattttatttaaaaaaaaaatcaacacaaacaaaaggatttttgtATTATGTACAGACTTTTTTACACACTGAAGAGCTTAAACTTGCTCAGAAAAGTCAACAATATTTGTTAAACAGAGAAATGAGTCGATCTGTAAAAACTTTAATACACAAACTAAGACACAAAATCTGTGAGAACCTAAAGCTCTGAGATAACCCTTAAAACAGTGTTTATGTCCTTCgatttactgtaagttttcaaccatTAGCATGATAAttctcgacgagccgcttttctccttcagaatctactggaattatcgtgttaatggttaaaaagttacagtacgtttaAGCGTCACAGGCGACAAAGGGTTAAGTACTACAGATAGAAAAGaataccaaaaaaaagctaaattttattttctattagcAGAAAAGCCGATTAATTCCTTTCAAACGCATTATCAAACTTTAACAACACAAATGACCCGTTCAGGCAATCATGACCAGTTTATTTAATATCAAGACATCATGAAGTGTTTTTCTGACACCAGTCATCGTCTTGATTGTTCAGCTTCTCTCAATgttgtgaagaaaaataaattcaagtttcctGCTTAAATGAAGGCAACAGAAAACAGAATCTATGCCAGAAACTCtaacaaatataaaactttCAGATGACCGCTTTTTCAAAGTTCTGCTCACTGAGCCATTTGGACCACCACCGCCTTCCAGGCTCTGTCTTTGTCAAAATCCGGCAGCGTTCCGTTTGCCAGATGCTGCTGAGGAagacaaagaagagaaaagagtTAATAATCTGTCAGATGAGAAGCTGTTCTGATTTTTAAACCATGTTCTAGGATAACTGGAAATCTGACTCCAGAATCGTTCATATGAAAGTGGATCTACTTCAGACAAAacttcttttaaaagaaaataatttaaaggagAGTTTTTCtattaagaattaaaaaaaaaaaatagggctgggaattgattaaaaaaaaaacgaattaatCGCagacctggaaaaaattaatggCAAATAATCgctataattatttttttttagtctcattATTTGCAGACAACTTGAATAATCCCAGTattaaatcacacacaaaactttacatttagaacatttatttttaattactgtggTCGatcgattacaaaaaaatctgattaatcgcacttttgatgttgtgattaatcacgattaatcacaatgttttaccaggtacaATTTATTTGCACAATATGGGACCGGACCATGGAttaaatagtccgctttttgtgaaaaattgatctaaaccacaaaaatagcaagaataaagtacaaaaaactatttatttcttctgtaaGTGACCacggtataagcgggataatacccgacaaaatgttttaacgcaTGCAGTGGAAGCCTGAGTTAAAGCaaaggactgtttctttgattaatttgcattaaaacatattcatgcattattaattttttattaatcatgtGCATTGATGCTTTAATATTCACAGccctacaaaaaacaaacaaacattaaaacagcacaaagttttcctgttttaatcACCAATTATCATTCTTTCTGACTGTCTTTTGAGGaacttttttattgctttaatttGCACAACTCTCAAGCCAAAACTGAAGACATTTATAAGGTGGAGGTCTGAACTTTGACAGGATCATCTCAACGCTTTAGTCTATTTCCTGTTCAGACACAGATTTGAACTTTTCCCTCATGTTGGATAGAAGAAGGAAATAATCTGCAGCTCTTCCATACCTCACTGTAATGCATCTGGATCTGCATGCTGTCCTCGCGCTCGGGCGCCGCCGCGCGCAGCCGACCCTTGTATGTGGCACAGTGCACCACGGTGGCTGAAGTCAGAACTGCCTgcaccagcagcagcaccatCAGGATCAGCAGCAGGATGTCGTAGGATTGCTGGGACACGAAACACACATCGGcattcaaacaaacacacatacatccATGAGTGTGTGTGGCATTAACACACATTAGGACACAACACATATACCTGCAGTGCCCCAAAAAATATGCACGCAGAGACACAtgcatacacacaaacacacatgcatgcagcCTCCCCCCCAAACatgcacataaacacacattagCATGCAAATAAGCCTCcacaacatgcaaaaaaaaaaaaaacacacctacAACATTAGTtgcattaacacacacacatatagatgtacacaaacacacacatgcaaaggCAAGCATGCACCCAAGAAGAAGCATATGAATGCATGatacacccccctccccccccacACCCACGCTATCAGAATGGACCTGAACTCAGGTCCCCACTTTGCAACAAGTCCCCACGTGTATGTGTTTAGTCAGGTTGAAGTCCTCACGGGGCagtgcaaacaaacacacacacacaccctccccccccacacacacacacccccacacacacactgtcaGAATGGACCTGAACTCAAGTCCCCACTGTGTGACAAGTCCCCACGTGTATGTGTTTAGTCAGGTCAAAGTCCTCACGGGGTagtgcaaacaaacacacacacacacacacacaggaaaatCAAGTCCTGCGTCTTTGATGCTTCTCACATCTAATTAGAGGTTCTCGAACTCATCACCGTCACCGTCACCGTCCGCGGTGAGTCACGGCCAACCCGCTCGCACGCTCCAGTGCACGTTACGTACACTTCACCCTTCACTTCATTACGCTCACCTTGCTGGTCGGAACATCATGAAGGAACATTTCCACAAAGCTGACCACGCTGCAGGAGAGGAAGCCGGAGGCCGAGAAGAGGAGGGGGGACGTCACGCTGCTGATGGCAATCAACGCTTCCACCTGACCgacggagagaaaaaaaagcagagaaactGAGGAAACGGaacaaaagaggaagaggagacggATGACAGATGCAGATCTGTCAAATTACAACCTTTATTGACACACCCAAGAAGGAAAACAGCTAAACAAATATTctcaataaactttattaaaaattttaaaaatctgatatTTGAAGTCAGCATTTGAATTAGACTTtaacaaacaaagaagaaacatttttactatttaaatttaaagcttGATCATCATCAGATGAATCACcttattttgtaaatgtcaaattaacatATAAAGaccaaaatacttttaaaaacacaaggaGGTTAGCATATAAAACTGGGATGTTGGTTCAATTCCAAGCCCTTGTGAGCGCCGTCACTAAACAAGACACTCAAAAATCCACTCTGTGTTTGAGTGAAGAGACTTTGTGGGAAGATTTGGACAGAAATGTCGACGGTTATGTACAAAAAATTAGGAATGTTGACCAAATTTTTGATCTGAAAAAACTTTATGACAACAATTACCAACGAAATGTTGACAATATTCTGAAAATGAAGCACATTAACATCAGAGAAGGTGAGTAGAAGTTTCTTAACAtgagaaaatattgattcagtgaaatcgcaatactttatttggcgatacttgtattgattttaaatactgccaaggtgatatttaattgttttcttgATTTGGAAACTGGTTTCACAAACCGTTTCCTCTGATCTGACGAGTGGTATCTCGTTCGGCGCTCACCAGGCATTTGGTGGGGTATTCTGACACAACGTGGCTGGCGATGGCGCTGGGAAAACACTGGAATGAGTCAGAAAACTTCCAGTAAACAAATACATCTGATGACTTTTGATGTTACGAGTGTCaattgaagcagaaaaactcACAGCAACAAGGATCCAGAAGAAGGTGACGGATAAGTAAGGCCCCGGGAGCAAAGCGTCCATGTTGAGCGCGATGATGCCTCCAAACACAGCAGAAATTCCAACTATTACTTCAATCACCTGTTTGAGACGGTTTCACAAATTAACACGTGTAAACCAAAGACACCTCTGGAAGGACGGACGGGTTTACTCACAGAATAGGCTTTGAGGAGTCGGGTTGGGAACACTGCAGGTTTAACGGATCCAGATCTGTTGCATTTCTGGAAGTTTGGACAAATGTTCaggatgaaggaaaaatgaaaacagcagtGAGTGATGGATGAAGGGTTCAGACCTTCCTGTGCCGGCAGCAGTCCTCGGCTGAGCGCGCCGACAGGATGACGGTGCTGGCCATCAGCACCTCCAGCAAAATCATCAAGATCAGGTTGAAGTTGATCTGACAACAAGCCAAGAAAGACGAAAATAAGGGAAATTCTAAAGATGAATGTGCGGCTCGTGGAACTGGAAAGCCCGATTTTAGGACAGATGGATTTACATTCACAGCAGAAGGGTTCAAGACCAGTTTgcaaccaaaccaaaccaggCAGGTGGTTGTCACGGCAAATGTGGAAACATAGACGA includes these proteins:
- the mlc1 gene encoding membrane protein MLC1 isoform X1, whose translation is MLREELSAREEFTYNHVSSLERGSGTAGRRGDRTSDRRSERGERDRPERDSFTVDVRASDLQLAQPERLRHPCFSYRAWLYSVLIGGSLLVTSGFSLYLGNVFPVAMDYLRCAAGSGIPAAIAGFAIAKNRNVAVSDFQVVYVSTFAVTTTCLVWFGCKLVLNPSAVNINFNLILMILLEVLMASTVILSARSAEDCCRHRKKCNRSGSVKPAVFPTRLLKAYSVIEVIVGISAVFGGIIALNMDALLPGPYLSVTFFWILVACFPSAIASHVVSEYPTKCLVEALIAISSVTSPLLFSASGFLSCSVVSFVEMFLHDVPTSKQSYDILLLILMVLLLVQAVLTSATVVHCATYKGRLRAAAPEREDSMQIQMHYSEQHLANGTLPDFDKDRAWKAVVVQMAQ
- the mlc1 gene encoding membrane protein MLC1 isoform X2; amino-acid sequence: MLREELSAREEFTYNHVSSLERGSGTAGRRGDRTSDRRSERGERDRPERDSFTVDVRASDLQLAQPERLRHPCFSYRAWLYSVLIGGSLLVTSGFSLYLGNVFPVAMDYLRCAAGSGIPAAIAGFAIAKNRNVAVSDFQVVYVSTFAVTTTCLVWFGCKLVLNPSAVNINFNLILMILLEVLMASTVILSARSAEDCCRHRKKCNRSGSVKPAVFPTRLLKAYSVIEVIVGISAVFGGIIALNMDALLPGPYLSVTFFWILVACFPSAIASHVVSEYPTKCLVEALIAISSVTSPLLFSASGFLSCSVVSFVEMFLHDVPTSKQSYDILLLILMVLLLVQAVLTSATVVHCATYKGRLRAAAPEREDSMQIQMHYSEHLANGTLPDFDKDRAWKAVVVQMAQ